In the Arachis ipaensis cultivar K30076 chromosome B04, Araip1.1, whole genome shotgun sequence genome, TTCACAATGAAAGCAGTTGAAATTGATTCTTTCTTGATAAAAATTGCCTCGACCTCTTTCTCGGTTGACAGGCCTGAAATTCGCTCCACCTTTTCCTTGATTAGGTGGTGTAAAATTATTATAACTttcttggttgtaattgccacgacCTCTACCTCTAAAACTTTCTCTGCctctattttaaaaattaaaactatgACCTCGTTCTTCTTGTGTACGGCTTGATTCTGTAACATTGTTAAAATTCACTCGACTTTTCAGGGCTTCTTCGGTTGATTTTTCTGACTTCTCCAGTATTCTACTGATGTGACTTTTCATGGTTCCTTGCAACTCTGCAATCGTCATGGTATCTATATCATGTGACTCTAGTATCGTAGTCACGACATGGTCATACTTCATCGGCATGGTGCGAAGAATTTTTTCCACCACTTTGCTATCGGGCATATCTTCTCCATAGACTCTCATCTTATTGACAAGGTCTGTAACACGAGTAAAATATTGTTCAATGGTTTCTGAGCTAGACATCTCATACCTTTCTTATTCTATTCTGAAAGACTGTAGCTTtactttttgagctttatctacGCCTTTATATGACGGCTTCAACGTGTTCCATGCATCTTTCGCATTTTTCGCATTTGCTATTTTGCCAAACACCGTATAATCTAACCTTGGTGAATTGAGATAGCGCCAATTGATCTCTCCTCTGTTGGGCAGCATCTGCTCCTTCTTGCAAAGCAGGTTCAATGAAATTCCACAGGTTCTGGGCCTTCAAATGGGTAGACATCAAA is a window encoding:
- the LOC107636769 gene encoding uncharacterized protein LOC107636769, which produces MSSSETIEQYFTRVTDLVNKMRVYGEDMPDSKVVEKILRTMPMKYDHVVTTILESHDIDTMTIAELQGTMKSHISRILEKSEKSTEEALKSRVNFNNVTESSRTQEERENQHQNTNDNPGTLTLFFTSNSCAEGENIWYLDNACSNHMSGRKELFSSLDDSVKLLLKFGNSTKIHIEGKWHIPIRLKDGSLSYIYDVFYAPELDYNLLSMGQLS